The Bacteroidota bacterium genome window below encodes:
- a CDS encoding cellulase family glycosylhydrolase, protein MIKFIFSIFFILSLLHGGQLPFSRGVNLTNWFQEANARDIQFSKYTKTDFANIKSLGCDVIRLPINMHSMTSGSPAYIVDPLLFDFLDAAVDWAEELGLHIIIDNHSFDPAVNTSPHVGNILVPVWKQVAEHMKHRSKLVYYEILNEPHGIGDDVWNIIQKVVIDSIRSIDLKHTIIVGPAGWNSYHNLNLMTAYADTNLIYTFHFYDPFLFTHQGASWANPSLVPLTGIPFPYDVTHMPPFPPALVRTWVQNDFNNYAANGTVAKVKSLIDIAANFQSNRNVPLFCGEFGVYIPNSNNQDRVIWYELIRTYLQEKGIGWTMWDYQGGFGLFKSGSQELFEYDLNIPLVSALGFNVPPQKQFTITPDTTGFDLYRDYIGAHILKSHNSPSTTLDFYSTDVPAEGKYCIRWNDALQYQHIGFNFLPNKDLSILKDSGYALEFRVRNGVPELQFDVRFIDTKTGPSDHPWRMRKTMNAATVPWDNSWHHVQIPLSSFTEHGSWDSIWYNPIGAFDWKAIDRFEIVAEQSSFLGKEIWLDDIRLIRHTPSLVQQSSVVPQQFTLYQNYPNPFNPSTTIRFDVPASSHVTLQIFTVLGQHVVTLINEVTDPGTHQVQWTPHLSGGIYYYRIQAGTFIQTRKLVFLK, encoded by the coding sequence ATGATAAAATTTATTTTTTCTATTTTCTTCATACTTTCTCTCCTTCACGGGGGTCAACTCCCCTTTTCGCGCGGTGTCAATCTCACCAACTGGTTTCAAGAAGCAAACGCACGCGATATTCAATTTTCAAAGTACACCAAAACGGACTTTGCCAATATCAAATCTCTTGGCTGCGATGTCATCCGACTTCCCATAAATATGCATTCCATGACAAGCGGAAGCCCGGCATATATTGTCGATCCTCTGCTATTCGATTTTCTTGATGCGGCTGTAGACTGGGCGGAAGAACTCGGTCTTCATATTATTATTGATAATCATAGTTTCGATCCTGCCGTGAATACCTCGCCGCATGTTGGAAATATTCTTGTTCCAGTATGGAAACAAGTTGCTGAACATATGAAGCATCGTTCTAAGTTGGTCTATTATGAAATATTAAACGAACCGCACGGAATTGGTGATGATGTCTGGAACATTATCCAGAAAGTGGTCATAGATTCCATCCGTTCCATTGATTTGAAACATACCATCATCGTCGGTCCCGCCGGGTGGAATAGTTACCACAATCTCAATCTGATGACCGCGTATGCAGATACAAATCTGATCTATACGTTTCATTTTTATGACCCGTTTCTGTTCACGCATCAAGGGGCAAGCTGGGCAAATCCATCACTTGTTCCGTTGACCGGTATTCCGTTTCCGTATGATGTGACACACATGCCTCCATTTCCTCCCGCGTTAGTCAGAACATGGGTGCAAAATGATTTTAACAATTACGCTGCTAACGGTACAGTCGCTAAAGTAAAATCGCTCATCGATATTGCAGCAAATTTTCAAAGCAACCGGAATGTCCCTCTCTTTTGCGGTGAGTTCGGTGTCTATATTCCCAACAGCAATAATCAGGATCGAGTAATATGGTACGAGCTAATCCGGACGTACTTACAAGAAAAGGGAATTGGTTGGACCATGTGGGATTATCAAGGGGGCTTTGGTCTATTCAAATCCGGATCGCAGGAATTGTTCGAGTATGATCTGAATATTCCGTTGGTCTCTGCTCTCGGTTTCAATGTTCCTCCGCAGAAACAGTTCACCATCACTCCTGATACAACAGGATTTGATCTGTATCGAGATTACATTGGTGCGCATATATTAAAATCGCATAATTCTCCAAGTACCACATTGGATTTTTATTCAACCGATGTACCGGCGGAAGGAAAATATTGCATCCGCTGGAACGATGCGCTGCAGTACCAACATATCGGATTTAATTTTCTTCCAAATAAAGATCTTTCCATTCTTAAGGACTCGGGATATGCATTGGAATTTCGTGTGCGAAACGGTGTACCGGAACTGCAATTCGACGTTCGCTTTATCGATACCAAAACAGGCCCCTCCGATCATCCTTGGCGAATGCGAAAGACAATGAATGCCGCAACTGTACCTTGGGACAACTCCTGGCATCACGTTCAAATTCCACTTTCATCATTTACCGAACATGGTTCATGGGACAGCATTTGGTATAATCCCATTGGCGCGTTCGATTGGAAAGCGATCGACCGTTTCGAAATTGTGGCGGAACAAAGCAGCTTTCTCGGAAAAGAAATTTGGCTGGATGATATTCGCCTCATACGTCATACTCCATCGCTTGTTCAACAATCATCTGTTGTACCACAACAATTCACACTGTATCAAAATTACCCCAATCCTTTTAATCCGAGCACAACAATTCGGTTTGATGTACCTGCTTCTTCGCACGTAACATTACAGATCTTTACTGTTCTTGGTCAACATGTAGTAACACTCATCAATGAAGTGACCGATCCAGGAACACATCAAGTACAATGGACTCCACATCTCTCGGGTGGGATCTATTATTATAGAATACAGGCAGGCACATTTATACAAACCCGAAAACTTGTATTTTTGAAATAG
- a CDS encoding TonB-dependent receptor, translating into MKQLFKSFFVLILSSFFLFSQQHLTGTIEGIVLDHATKSPLIGANIVLLNTTIGSITDTDGKFSIKNVPVGNYSVQMRMVGYATATKTDIIIRSQRITTVSGSLFEQALESEQVTITAGYFQQNDVQPLSITSFSAEEIRRAPGSGGDISRVIMTLPSLAKVNDQSNSLIVRGGSPLENAFYLDGIEIPNINHFPTQGATGGPIGMINVDLIDEVNFYTGGFSAAYGDKLSSILDLKMREGNRNEFDGQFDLSIMGFGGVVEGPIGEKGSYLLSARRSYLDYVVKIFDIGTSVVPRYGDIQGKITYDLSQQHKLSLIFINGDDHNNPTRSVAEENDMLYYGNQDIYQTAGGIAWRALWSGNFYSMTTVGYQATIAQEDFFETNTGLPLVRNHSTEASIGIRNSNHLRISESHSLEFGGEAKQLMQTYDNAFGAYSTAFGDSTTPASIGNNVNEVKIGAFFTYIVRLFEGLTATIGTRADYFSFNDRVTVSPRLSLSYQLNDLTSFKLASGMYYQNMPLSLLVQSAANKSLHDPYAVHYIVGIDHILGEAAKASVEIYQKEYYDFPVDPSDPSLFLVDEIFYRNGLYFHHKPLSNDGKARSRGIELTLQKKLAKDFYGIVSATLFRTEYKGADDVWRNRVFDNRIILSAEGGYKPNSEWEFSARWIYAGGTPYTPFDLTQSSQLKRGIFNSNKINGSRYPAYHSMNVRFDKRFHFEHSNLVLYLSAWNVYNQKNVATYFWNEKENKLNTIYQWNLLPIFGVEYEL; encoded by the coding sequence ATGAAACAACTGTTCAAATCATTTTTTGTATTAATACTTTCTTCATTTTTTCTTTTTTCGCAACAGCATTTAACTGGGACCATCGAAGGAATTGTCCTCGATCACGCAACCAAATCGCCGCTGATTGGTGCAAATATCGTTCTTTTGAATACAACCATTGGATCTATTACCGATACAGATGGGAAATTTTCAATCAAGAATGTACCTGTGGGAAATTACTCTGTGCAAATGCGAATGGTGGGCTATGCCACCGCAACAAAGACAGATATTATCATCCGTTCACAGCGGATCACAACAGTCTCCGGATCCTTGTTTGAACAGGCACTCGAATCGGAACAAGTAACAATCACCGCCGGATATTTTCAACAAAATGATGTTCAGCCGCTGAGCATTACATCATTCAGCGCTGAAGAAATTCGTCGTGCACCTGGTTCCGGCGGCGACATCAGCCGGGTGATTATGACTCTGCCAAGTCTGGCAAAAGTGAATGACCAATCCAACAGTCTTATCGTCCGCGGCGGAAGTCCGTTGGAAAATGCTTTTTATCTTGATGGCATCGAAATTCCCAACATCAACCACTTCCCCACACAAGGAGCAACCGGAGGACCGATTGGAATGATAAATGTTGATCTCATCGACGAAGTGAATTTTTATACCGGCGGATTTTCTGCGGCGTATGGTGACAAACTTTCTTCGATTCTCGATTTAAAAATGCGGGAAGGAAACAGGAATGAATTTGACGGACAGTTCGATCTGAGTATTATGGGATTCGGGGGCGTTGTGGAAGGACCGATCGGAGAAAAAGGATCGTACCTTCTTTCCGCCAGACGAAGTTATTTGGATTATGTCGTAAAGATCTTCGATATCGGAACATCGGTTGTACCGCGATATGGCGACATACAAGGAAAGATCACCTACGATCTTTCACAACAACACAAACTCAGTCTTATTTTCATCAACGGAGACGATCACAACAATCCAACACGAAGTGTTGCCGAGGAAAATGATATGCTCTATTATGGCAATCAGGATATATATCAAACCGCCGGAGGTATTGCATGGAGAGCTTTGTGGAGTGGTAATTTCTATTCAATGACTACAGTTGGTTATCAAGCAACAATAGCGCAAGAAGATTTTTTTGAAACCAACACTGGATTGCCTCTGGTGAGGAATCATTCAACGGAAGCTTCCATCGGCATCCGAAATAGCAATCACCTTCGAATCTCAGAATCACATTCGTTGGAGTTTGGCGGGGAAGCAAAACAGTTGATGCAAACATATGATAATGCATTTGGTGCATATTCAACCGCATTCGGTGATTCAACAACACCCGCCTCCATCGGAAATAATGTTAACGAAGTAAAGATAGGCGCATTTTTCACATACATCGTCCGACTGTTTGAAGGATTAACGGCGACAATCGGTACTCGAGCTGATTATTTTTCTTTTAATGATCGAGTTACTGTTTCTCCACGACTTTCTCTTTCCTATCAACTGAACGATCTCACCTCTTTCAAACTTGCATCGGGTATGTACTATCAAAATATGCCGCTGTCGCTCCTTGTACAATCTGCAGCGAACAAATCTCTTCATGATCCGTACGCAGTCCATTACATTGTCGGTATTGATCATATCCTCGGCGAAGCTGCCAAAGCAAGTGTGGAAATCTATCAAAAGGAATATTATGATTTTCCGGTCGATCCTTCAGATCCATCTCTCTTCCTTGTGGATGAGATCTTCTATCGTAACGGATTATATTTTCATCACAAACCGTTAAGCAATGACGGTAAGGCGCGTTCGCGCGGTATTGAACTAACACTTCAAAAAAAACTCGCGAAGGATTTTTATGGAATTGTAAGTGCAACACTGTTTCGAACAGAATATAAAGGGGCGGATGATGTCTGGAGAAATCGGGTTTTCGACAATCGTATCATCCTTAGCGCTGAAGGGGGATATAAACCAAATTCGGAGTGGGAGTTCAGCGCGCGATGGATCTATGCCGGAGGAACTCCGTACACTCCGTTCGATTTAACACAATCCTCTCAACTGAAACGAGGAATATTCAACAGCAACAAGATCAATGGATCACGCTATCCTGCATATCATTCCATGAATGTTCGATTTGATAAACGGTTCCATTTTGAACACTCCAATCTCGTCCTCTATCTTAGTGCATGGAATGTGTACAATCAAAAAAATGTGGCTACCTATTTTTGGAATGAGAAAGAGAATAAACTGAATACCATTTATCAGTGGAATCTCCTACCAATCTTCGGGGTAGAATATGAACTGTAA
- a CDS encoding ester cyclase, translated as MPEKNKSLVRRYFTEVLNKGNYDLIKELFSPSFIFSGPAMKPMRGMPERIYDFVASARNAFPDLYFSIENEIAEDNQVVVVWRMTGTHEHAFREIEPTHKHSSITGTDIFYIENGQIEGMWAFFDMRGILEQLPKKKVRVPSKKKSVQKIIRRKKKTL; from the coding sequence ATGCCTGAGAAAAATAAATCTCTCGTTCGCCGTTATTTTACTGAGGTTTTGAATAAGGGGAATTACGATCTTATTAAGGAACTTTTTTCCCCCTCGTTTATTTTTTCCGGTCCCGCCATGAAACCAATGCGGGGTATGCCGGAACGGATTTATGATTTTGTTGCTTCGGCGCGGAATGCTTTTCCCGACCTGTATTTTTCGATCGAAAATGAAATTGCCGAAGATAATCAGGTAGTGGTGGTGTGGAGGATGACGGGAACCCACGAACATGCGTTTCGAGAAATCGAACCGACTCACAAACACAGTTCCATTACCGGAACGGATATCTTTTATATAGAGAATGGGCAGATCGAAGGAATGTGGGCATTTTTCGACATGAGAGGTATCCTGGAACAATTGCCAAAAAAGAAAGTGCGCGTCCCCTCAAAAAAGAAATCGGTACAAAAAATAATCCGACGAAAGAAAAAAACGTTGTAA
- a CDS encoding DUF1801 domain-containing protein → MQSAALTPEEYMTNLPEERKPVMMELRKVILKNLPKGFVEVMNYGMLGYVVPHSMYPDGYHCNPKLPLPFMNIASQKNFIAVYHMGMYADKKLLNWFTKEYSKLVKTKIDMGKSCLRFKKPDQIPIKLIGELAGKMSAKDWITIYEKNIKR, encoded by the coding sequence ATGCAATCCGCTGCGCTTACACCAGAGGAATATATGACAAACCTGCCGGAAGAACGGAAACCGGTAATGATGGAACTGCGGAAAGTTATTCTCAAAAATCTTCCGAAAGGATTTGTGGAAGTGATGAATTATGGAATGCTTGGATACGTCGTTCCCCATTCAATGTATCCGGATGGATATCATTGCAACCCGAAACTGCCACTTCCCTTTATGAACATTGCGTCACAGAAAAACTTCATTGCGGTTTATCATATGGGAATGTATGCCGACAAGAAGTTGCTCAATTGGTTTACAAAGGAATATTCAAAATTGGTCAAAACCAAAATTGATATGGGAAAGAGTTGTCTTCGCTTTAAAAAACCTGATCAGATACCGATTAAACTGATCGGCGAATTGGCGGGAAAAATGTCCGCAAAGGATTGGATCACAATCTACGAAAAAAATATCAAACGATAG
- a CDS encoding MBL fold metallo-hydrolase, whose product MELQFIGAARTVTGSMHLLHVNGKQILLDCGMFQGRRAETYERNKNFPFDPTTIDAVVLSHAHIDHAGNLPNLVKNGFAGKIFCTPATADLCRIMLMDSAHIQEKDVEFVNKRRAKKRLLPIEPLYNTEDVQPMLDLLVEIPYRTDFEVLNGVSGKYFDAGHILGSASVHLTIEEKGKKTFHLGFTGDVGRPNLPILRDPEFMGNVSALICESTYGGKLHAPPEESSKKLLEVVKRTMDRGGKIIVPSFSVGRTQDLVYQLNNLKNEGLLPDIPVYVDSPLSMKATEIFRKHPECFDEETNKILKSDDDVFGFERLHFIREAEESKTLNDKREPCMIIAASGMCEAGRIVHHLNNNIENPNNTVLIVGYQAEHTLGKKIVDRNPEISIFGEVKKLNCEVVVMNSFSAHADNNELLGYMAPFDKSMLKNIFLVHGDLERAERFAASLTENKFKQIDIPERMQKFEL is encoded by the coding sequence ATGGAACTACAATTTATTGGCGCTGCCCGCACGGTTACCGGTTCAATGCATCTGCTTCATGTCAACGGAAAACAAATTTTGCTTGATTGCGGTATGTTTCAGGGGCGACGAGCGGAGACCTATGAACGGAATAAAAATTTTCCTTTTGATCCAACAACAATTGATGCTGTTGTACTTTCTCATGCTCATATCGATCATGCCGGCAATCTTCCCAATTTGGTAAAGAATGGATTTGCAGGGAAAATTTTTTGCACTCCTGCTACCGCTGATCTTTGCCGGATTATGCTGATGGACAGCGCACACATCCAGGAGAAGGATGTTGAATTTGTCAATAAACGAAGGGCGAAAAAAAGACTACTTCCGATTGAACCACTCTATAATACTGAAGATGTTCAGCCGATGCTCGATTTGCTGGTGGAAATACCATATAGAACGGACTTTGAAGTACTCAACGGAGTTTCGGGAAAATATTTTGATGCCGGGCATATCCTCGGGTCAGCTTCCGTTCATCTGACGATCGAGGAAAAAGGGAAAAAGACTTTTCACCTTGGATTTACCGGCGATGTCGGCAGACCGAATCTTCCCATTCTGCGCGATCCTGAATTTATGGGAAATGTTTCTGCCCTCATATGCGAAAGTACATATGGCGGAAAACTCCATGCACCGCCTGAGGAGTCTTCCAAAAAATTATTAGAAGTGGTGAAACGGACGATGGATCGGGGAGGGAAGATTATTGTTCCGTCGTTCAGCGTCGGAAGAACGCAGGATCTGGTTTACCAATTAAATAATTTAAAGAACGAAGGATTACTTCCAGACATCCCGGTGTATGTGGATAGTCCTCTCTCCATGAAGGCAACGGAGATTTTCCGTAAACATCCCGAATGTTTCGACGAAGAGACAAATAAAATCTTAAAAAGTGATGACGATGTGTTCGGATTTGAACGATTGCATTTTATCCGCGAGGCAGAGGAGTCCAAAACGTTAAATGATAAGCGGGAACCATGTATGATTATTGCTGCTTCGGGAATGTGCGAAGCGGGGCGTATTGTACATCATCTAAACAACAACATTGAAAATCCGAACAACACTGTGTTGATTGTCGGTTACCAGGCGGAACACACGTTAGGGAAGAAAATTGTTGATAGAAATCCGGAGATTTCCATCTTTGGTGAAGTGAAAAAATTGAATTGCGAAGTGGTGGTAATGAATTCTTTTAGCGCTCACGCAGATAATAACGAATTACTCGGTTATATGGCGCCATTCGACAAATCGATGCTGAAGAATATTTTTCTTGTCCATGGCGATCTGGAGCGAGCGGAACGGTTTGCGGCTTCCTTAACGGAGAATAAATTCAAGCAGATTGATATTCCGGAGCGAATGCAAAAATTTGAACTGTAA
- a CDS encoding YicC/YloC family endoribonuclease yields MIESMTGFGKGEASSKGVTFIVELRSVNNRFLEISTRAPRTISQRENEIKELIKSKVARGKISLSVIKEDESDGELPIAVDKKRAKEIYTVLEQLRKTAKIKAPVSLEHLLHFSEIFETKEVQEDETEWKVFQQALSKAVDSLKKMREKEGAELSRDSKERIQKINKNIDTVEQLSKKRIPEERKRLNDRVLQLVEDKSIINNQRLELEIAILSEKLDVTEECVRFRSHNKFFLEALQSKESEGRKLNFLIQEMNREANTIGSKCNDVEIAHIVVSIKEELEKIREQLQNIE; encoded by the coding sequence ATGATCGAAAGTATGACCGGTTTCGGTAAAGGTGAGGCTTCCTCAAAAGGGGTCACATTTATCGTAGAACTTCGCAGTGTGAACAACCGCTTTTTAGAGATCTCAACCCGCGCCCCAAGAACAATCTCCCAACGCGAGAATGAGATCAAAGAACTCATCAAGTCCAAGGTGGCCCGCGGAAAGATTTCGTTAAGCGTAATAAAAGAAGATGAAAGTGATGGCGAACTTCCGATTGCTGTTGATAAAAAGCGAGCAAAAGAAATTTATACCGTACTTGAGCAATTGCGTAAGACGGCAAAGATTAAAGCTCCTGTAAGCCTTGAACACCTGCTCCATTTCTCTGAAATTTTTGAGACGAAAGAAGTGCAAGAAGATGAAACAGAATGGAAAGTGTTCCAGCAGGCACTGTCAAAAGCTGTAGACTCGCTAAAAAAGATGCGGGAAAAAGAGGGAGCAGAACTCTCGCGTGATTCAAAAGAACGGATTCAAAAGATCAACAAGAATATTGATACGGTTGAACAGCTCTCAAAAAAACGAATCCCCGAAGAGCGTAAACGGTTAAATGATCGGGTGTTGCAGCTGGTGGAAGATAAGAGTATCATTAATAATCAGCGTTTGGAATTGGAGATCGCTATCCTTTCCGAAAAACTGGATGTGACGGAAGAATGTGTCCGATTCCGCAGTCATAATAAGTTTTTCCTTGAAGCGTTGCAATCGAAGGAATCCGAAGGGCGCAAACTGAACTTTCTGATACAGGAAATGAACCGTGAAGCAAACACAATCGGCTCAAAATGCAACGATGTAGAGATTGCCCATATCGTCGTTAGCATCAAAGAAGAATTGGAAAAAATCAGAGAGCAACTGCAGAATATTGAATAA
- a CDS encoding type II toxin-antitoxin system HicB family antitoxin: protein MKTFTAVLEKDSDTGLFVGYIPGFPGAHSQGETLDELKNNLQEVVEMILEGGEPKLEAEFIGTQMITV, encoded by the coding sequence ATGAAAACATTCACCGCTGTTCTTGAAAAAGATTCTGATACAGGATTGTTTGTCGGATACATCCCCGGATTTCCGGGGGCACATTCGCAGGGAGAAACACTCGACGAATTGAAGAATAATCTTCAAGAAGTTGTCGAGATGATTTTAGAGGGCGGGGAACCTAAGCTTGAAGCCGAATTTATCGGGACACAAATGATTACGGTATGA
- a CDS encoding type II toxin-antitoxin system HicA family toxin: MSNIPVLRPTEVIKILVSIGFIEIRQKGSHKQFQHADGRMTTVPFHKGRDISPILLRQIAKDIGLTIEEFLKHR, translated from the coding sequence ATGAGCAACATTCCTGTTCTCAGGCCGACAGAAGTTATAAAAATTTTGGTATCCATCGGTTTTATTGAAATTCGTCAAAAGGGTTCCCATAAGCAATTTCAACATGCCGACGGGCGTATGACTACGGTTCCGTTTCACAAAGGTAGAGATATTTCCCCTATATTGTTGCGGCAAATTGCTAAAGATATCGGGTTAACAATTGAAGAATTTTTGAAACATCGATGA
- the gmk gene encoding guanylate kinase, whose translation MSSAKLFAFASPSGGGKTSIIKPLLKKHPEFEFSVSATTRGMRPGEVNGKDYFFLSKQEFEDLIASGGFVEHEFFFDNHYGTLKREVDRSLAAGHSMVFDVDVKGALSIRNMYPKESVLIFIAPPSLEVLEQRLRNRKTEDDQKIQKRLQRAAMEMETGKQFDAKVVNDALEEAIAEVNSIITKHITS comes from the coding sequence ATGAGTTCAGCAAAACTTTTTGCATTTGCATCACCCAGCGGTGGTGGTAAAACATCCATCATCAAGCCGCTGCTGAAGAAACATCCGGAATTTGAATTTTCTGTTTCTGCGACGACACGCGGAATGCGCCCCGGGGAAGTGAATGGAAAGGATTATTTCTTTCTTTCGAAACAGGAGTTTGAAGATCTGATTGCCAGCGGAGGATTTGTCGAACACGAGTTTTTCTTCGACAATCATTACGGAACATTAAAGCGCGAGGTCGATCGGTCATTAGCGGCAGGACATTCGATGGTGTTCGATGTGGATGTCAAAGGAGCGCTCTCCATACGGAATATGTATCCGAAGGAAAGTGTTTTAATCTTCATCGCACCGCCTAGTTTAGAAGTATTAGAGCAGCGCTTGCGAAACCGCAAGACAGAAGATGATCAGAAGATCCAAAAGCGGCTGCAGCGTGCGGCGATGGAGATGGAAACAGGAAAACAATTCGACGCGAAGGTGGTAAACGACGCGTTAGAGGAAGCAATAGCAGAAGTAAATTCGATAATTACGAAACATATTACATCATAA
- a CDS encoding DNA-directed RNA polymerase subunit omega codes for MAIKTLEIKNLEAKAANVYEAIVVLSKRARQINEETKMEFSQRIENLVALPNANDDMDEEISNPDQLKVSLEFEARPKPTEEAIDELMKDKLEFRYKEPEVKK; via the coding sequence ATGGCAATTAAAACCCTCGAGATAAAAAATCTTGAAGCAAAAGCGGCGAATGTGTACGAAGCGATCGTGGTTCTTTCCAAACGAGCTCGTCAGATTAACGAAGAGACAAAGATGGAATTCTCACAGCGCATTGAAAATCTTGTCGCTCTTCCCAATGCGAATGACGACATGGATGAAGAAATCTCCAATCCAGACCAGTTGAAAGTCAGCTTGGAATTTGAAGCTCGTCCAAAACCGACCGAAGAAGCGATTGACGAGTTGATGAAAGATAAACTCGAATTTCGCTATAAAGAACCCGAAGTAAAGAAATAA
- the coaBC gene encoding bifunctional phosphopantothenoylcysteine decarboxylase/phosphopantothenate--cysteine ligase CoaBC, protein MLAGKNIALGVTGGISVYKMCTVVRLLKKAGANVRVMMSPSATEFVTPLTFSTLSQEEVVVSLWPENKKGSTNLGVKHIDIGLWADVMLVAPATANTIAHITHGYAEDALSSTILALRAPLIIAPAMDLDMWEHPATQDNLTTLRARGCFIILPESGELASGLVGMGRLPEPETIVEYVNDVLQKTPQDLKKKKILITAGPTHEPIDPVRFIGNRSSGKMGFAIANAAALRGADVTLISGPVTLGTPKNVKRIDVETAEEMYSAVMAHAKKQDVIIMSAAVADYSPVTQAKEKIKKHSAGMTIELRSTPDILKSIGEKKSKKQILVGFALETENELANAQQKLQKKNLDLIVLNSTKDKGAAFGTDTNVVTLIDRKGTVKKLPKMPKFDVAVEILNHIKTIV, encoded by the coding sequence ATGCTGGCCGGCAAAAATATCGCTCTTGGTGTCACTGGCGGAATTTCCGTCTACAAAATGTGCACCGTTGTTCGGCTCCTGAAAAAAGCCGGTGCGAACGTTCGCGTCATGATGTCCCCGTCGGCAACCGAATTCGTCACCCCGCTTACCTTCTCAACGCTTTCGCAGGAAGAAGTTGTTGTTTCCCTCTGGCCGGAAAACAAAAAAGGTTCGACTAATCTCGGTGTGAAACATATCGATATTGGTCTCTGGGCCGATGTGATGCTTGTTGCTCCCGCCACCGCGAATACTATTGCTCATATTACACATGGTTATGCTGAAGATGCTCTCTCCTCCACTATTCTTGCCCTTCGCGCTCCGTTAATTATTGCGCCGGCAATGGATTTGGACATGTGGGAACACCCTGCAACACAGGATAATCTGACAACGCTTCGTGCGCGAGGATGCTTCATTATTTTACCCGAAAGCGGCGAACTGGCAAGCGGTCTTGTTGGCATGGGACGATTACCGGAACCGGAAACAATTGTTGAGTATGTGAATGATGTTCTCCAAAAAACGCCGCAGGATTTGAAGAAGAAAAAGATTCTCATCACCGCCGGACCGACGCATGAACCAATCGATCCTGTTCGATTCATCGGTAATCGTTCTTCCGGTAAGATGGGATTTGCCATTGCTAACGCGGCTGCTCTGCGCGGCGCCGACGTAACGTTAATAAGTGGACCAGTTACGCTTGGAACACCAAAGAATGTGAAAAGGATCGATGTTGAAACTGCGGAAGAAATGTACAGCGCTGTGATGGCACACGCAAAAAAACAGGATGTGATAATCATGTCTGCCGCTGTTGCGGATTATTCCCCCGTAACACAGGCGAAAGAGAAAATCAAAAAACACTCAGCCGGAATGACGATTGAGCTCCGATCGACTCCAGACATCTTAAAATCGATTGGTGAGAAAAAATCAAAAAAACAGATTCTTGTCGGTTTTGCCCTCGAAACGGAAAACGAACTTGCCAACGCACAACAAAAATTGCAGAAGAAAAATCTTGACCTAATTGTGTTGAATTCAACAAAAGATAAAGGAGCTGCGTTCGGTACCGATACAAATGTCGTTACATTGATCGATCGCAAAGGAACGGTGAAGAAACTTCCAAAAATGCCGAAGTTTGATGTTGCCGTGGAGATCTTGAATCACATAAAGACAATTGTATAG